The region GGAGCAGCCGAACATATTCCTCAGGGACAAGCCCACTCTCTTGTGTTCTCGGATCCTCGGCCACAAGCCAGCCTTGACCATGCCGATATGATACCCAGATGATCTGACCCTCCACGAGCGGGAGCTCGTTCTCGTTCTCGCGCTCAAAATCAAAGAGAGCCACGGCTTTGCCGTGCATTTCCTCGTCGGGAGACGTGATGGTGAATTGATAGTCCCGTGAATAGCGGGATTCGTCAACGTTGTGGTATCCTGGCGAGGAGCACGTGCTCGAGTTGTCCGAATCGTAGGCGTCCTCGTCAGCGTAGCCCCTGGGCTGCTGGTTGGCGATTTGGTATGGCTCGTTTCCATTCCCGGCGTGTCCGTTGCCAGTGTGTCCCGCCTGTCCCGGTGGATAGGTCACGTATTCGCCGCCTGGGCCGTTCGCTTCGTTCCCTTGGTTGATGTAGTACCGGTCAGCTCCGTCGGCGTTGGTGCCGACGTAGAAGCCTCTATCGCCGCCATAATGGTCCTGGCTCATGAGCTGCTCACGGCCAACCCGACTCCTGCCGTAGATGCCACCCGATGAGGTCTTGTGATGCTTCCTGTGCCGAGAACTGACGACTGGGCTCTGGAGATCCTCGTCTTCGCTCCACGGTGGGCCGTCTGCCAGATGGATAGAGGGCAGATCAGCCGGTCTGCCGTGTGAGCCCCCGCCGCCACTGCTCCAGAAGTGGCCATCCCAGCCCCGGTTGTCCCAGGCGGTTGGTGGGTCCGAGAGACGTCGCTGCTCGCTGGCGGGGGTGGTCATGCCCGAGGGCGGTCGTGATGGCTCCGGGGGCGGACCATAGTGAAGCGGGTGACCAGGCGGGTAGGCAAAGTCTCGTACGAGCGTGTAGGGCAGGCtcgaggggaggagggggaagatgtGAGAGGGCGGGCGTGACCGTGAGGGTAGCGAACTCGTGGTCGAGTACTGCGACAGCCGGTTCTTGGACGCGTGCGACATTGGGCGAGGAAGTTGGCTCCTGCGAgcgggaggtgaggtgatgAGCGGTGGAAGTGCGGGGTGGGCCGCGTTCGCAGTCACCGGCGACGATATGGCGGGCGGCGACGTCGCTGGAGAGTTTGCGGGCGATAGGATCGCCGTCATGGTTTCCGAAGAAAGAGACGGCGGGACGGGCGTAGAAGAATTACTGATGTCGGGCGGGTGGGGTGCGGCCCTTTGCGCGCTGGCCGCTGGCTCGATTCGCTCGAAATCGAATAGCTGCGTGGGGACCCCCAACCAGGCCTGCTCCCTACACTAAACCAGGGGTTGATAACTGGGGTCCGCGACTCGACCGAGTCTTGACCTTGCGCCTTCGAAACGCACGGTCTGTTTACTTTTTTGTCGTTGTTTAGAGCGAGGTTGTATTGTTGAGAAGAGAATCGTGTTTGACCCTCTCTTGTGACGGGGTCCGGACGGACCCTCGTTTCTCGAGGAACTGGAACCTCCTCTCTGCTCTCAGgcgctggcgctggcgctgGCACTGGCACTGGCGCAGAACGGGGGCGGGCGTCTTCACAgtgcagaaaaaaaagatcagACGAACGAAACTCGGCGGCTCGGAGGGGTGGAGCGTTGGGGGAACCTAGAACTGGTCGTTCGCTCGAGGCTCGACTCCAGAAGGTcggagaaaggggggggcAATGGGTGTCTGTTCCCACGTGGAAGGGCTGTCGAGAACAGTGGTGGTAGATGAGGACGTGGAAAAGAGAGCCAAATCAATTGGCCATTCCCAGAGCAAACATGGTGTTTGACAGACAGTCGGAAGTCAAAGATGAGGGGAACCACCCACTACAACCCGCGAGCGGAACACAGCGCACACAACAGGCAGAGAAGCGGGCGGCTGGCCGGGTTGCTTAAGCGCGCTGCGGCCAGAATCAGAGACCAGGCCCCAGCAATTGCCAATCACTCTCCATTTTCTATTCACCATCTTTCATACTGTGTACAGATAGATGGATAGCCAGCTATGTAAGATCTGTATACTGCGTATGAACCAACTGCATGTTGGTGACAGTCGACGAGGGGAGAAAGAGGCCCGGAATGGCTGCACCTTTCATTGGCGAGCTCTGGCATCTGGACACACAAACTCAAAGGATTGTTCTGTCATTGAGAAAGCACAGTTGTCTCCTGTCTGCATTACAAAACGCATAGGTACCTAGCCGTTCGTCCCAGCACAGAAATCGTTGTCTTGTCGTCCCATCTATATATAGCTTCTGTGAGTAGCATTCCCCAAGGTCCTGGGAGGAAAGTCGAAGAAATACCCAAAAAGCTCGGTT is a window of Podospora pseudopauciseta strain CBS 411.78 chromosome 1, whole genome shotgun sequence DNA encoding:
- the NBP2 gene encoding HOG (high osmolarity glycerol) pathway protein (COG:T; EggNog:ENOG503NZRK) — encoded protein: MTAILSPANSPATSPPAISSPVTANAAHPALPPLITSPPARRSQLPRPMSHASKNRLSQYSTTSSLPSRSRPPSHIFPLLPSSLPYTLVRDFAYPPGHPLHYGPPPEPSRPPSGMTTPASEQRRLSDPPTAWDNRGWDGHFWSSGGGGSHGRPADLPSIHLADGPPWSEDEDLQSPVVSSRHRKHHKTSSGGIYGRSRVGREQLMSQDHYGGDRGFYVGTNADGADRYYINQGNEANGPGGEYVTYPPGQAGHTGNGHAGNGNEPYQIANQQPRGYADEDAYDSDNSSTCSSPGYHNVDESRYSRDYQFTITSPDEEMHGKAVALFDFERENENELPLVEGQIIWVSYRHGQGWLVAEDPRTQESGLVPEEYVRLLRDIEGGMTSLTGQLDTTSPGSPSNATNEAGTPTQTEYQLPQSPATTVGSGSTVTATGTNGFHQPVVSTFSTSSKDLDPYPQHLLGTQAGQPPPQVVHYHGQRGGSQANTPTLLFHNEAGFPRRGSQDVISTTKKGEPGLETLPDAKLESTKRASR